From the Streptomyces sp. NBC_00654 genome, the window TTGAGCACATGCCGGACCGGGTGGTGATCGATGAGCTGCTCGGCCTCAGGGATCCTCCCGGCCCGGAGCAGGCTGAAGTAGCCGCGAACGACCGCTTCGACATCGGTCTTGGCAGGGCGCTCCGTCCAGATCTCCACCGCGAGATCATACGAGTTCGGTGACGCCACTGAGCGGTTTCGCGCTGGACATCGTGGGCGGCGGGGCTGGGTGCTTCCCCCGAGCACGCCACGCCCGTCCCACGCCAGCTCCGATTCTGGCGCCGCTCGGGGGCTGGCCGCCCCAGCGGGCTGTATCTCGGCTGCCTCCTGGCCCTCCTCTCATACACTCAGCCGATGGAGACAGCACTGATACTCGGCGGCAGCGGGGTCGCGCTGCTCTTCTTGAGCATCTTCGCCGTGGTGCTGCTGTGCGGGCGCCGAGTGCGGCGCGGCCGGAAACTCGGCCGCTACCCATACCGCGCCAAGCCCAACGGCACCTACGACAACTCGTGATAGATGGGTTTTCGACCAAGCGAAACGTCTCCACCAGAGGCTTCGCATGCGTGTTTACCCGTCCGGCAGTTCACGCTGAGGCTCACGTCGTGTCCAGCGTTCTTGAGGGCGAGGCCGTTGATGTCTGGCTGCGGTGCCTGGCCGTCGGGGGTGGGGGAAGAAGTCGTGGTCGTCCTCAATTTGGCCTCCGCCACGCCGTGGTCATCCTCCTGACCGGACTGCTCACCCGCACCTGAACCGGCCACCAACGCGGTGACCGTGCGGTGTGGACACCCCCGCCCCGCGGCGACACCGTGCCCTTCCGTGGCGGCATCGGCCAACTCGACGTCCAGTACACCCACATCATCGTCGCGGATGCCGAATCCCGTGAGCGGACTCGGCAGCGATTCGGGGCTCGGTTGAGTCTCCCGTGGGGGGAGACCTCAAGCTGGGGACATGGACAGCGACACGCTCTATTCCATCGGAGAGCTCTCCCGCCGGACCGGCCTCACCGTGAAGACCATCCGGTACTACTCCGACCAGGGCATCGTCCCGCCGACCGAACGGAGCCATGCGGGCTACCGGCTCTACGGTCTCGACGCACTGGCACGCCTGGATCTGGCCCGCACGCTGCGCGATCTCGGGCTCGGCCTGGCGACAGTCCGCAAGGTGCTCGACCGGGAGGCGTCCATACCGGAAGTCGCCGAAGCACACGCCGACGCCCTGGACGTACAGATTCAGACCCTCCGCCTGCGCCGGGCAGTACTGCGAACAGTCGCCAGAGGCTGCCCCACCACTACAGAGATGGACCTCATGCAGCGACTCGCCACACTCTCCCGGTCCGAACAGCGCAGGCTGGTCAACGACTTCATCGACGACGCCTTCGAGGGCCTCGAAACCAACCCCGAGTTCGTGAACCTCATGCGGTCCGCCCTGCCCGAACTCGCCGACGACCCCACGCCGGAACAGGTCGGGGCCTGGGTGGAACTTGCCGAACTCTGCCAGACCGCAGACTTCCGTACCGCTGTACGGCGCCTGGCGGTGGAGCAGGCGGAAGAACCCTCCCAGCAGGACGTCAACGGCCTGCACGACGGCCTCAACCGAGCGGTACGGGATCGACTCGACGAAGCAGTATCCGTCGGCATCCTCCCCGCCTCCGCCAAAGCCCCACCCCTCTCGGCCTCACTGAGCGGTCTCTACGGCCACGCGTTCGAGCGTGTCGGCGACGGCGATCTGCGCCGCTGGCTCCTCGCCCGCCTGCAGATGACCGTCGACCCACACGCCAAGCGCTACTGGCAACTCCTGGCGACGATCAATGGATGGTCCGCGTCACCGACGCTCGCTCCCGTGTACACCTGGTTCACCACCGTTCTCTGCGGCACTGGTGCCTCGGCGGCGAAGACTTGAGCTTCGGAAGGCATCGCGTGAAGTACGACATCTTCCAGACTCTCGGTGTGGCTCTCCTCGTCCTCGGGGGGCAGGGAGCGATCCGTCAGCTCGTCGACCACGACAACGCCGGGCTGCTCGGCCGGCTGCCGGGCGGATTCGCGGCGAGCATCACCGTCTACGTCGTCGCCGTCGCCATCGGCGCTGCTGTTGCGGGCTGGGCACGCGGCAAGGCGAAGGCAATCGGGCAAAGAAGCTGACGGGACGTGGGAGAAGGGTCGCCGAGCGGACACTGCGGGGAGGAGGGAGTCGTGGGGGGGGTGTCTCTATGTCGTTCGTCAAGGATGTGGCGCCGGGTATGAGGCTGTTTGGGATGGTTATGCGGCGAGGGTGACGGTGGGGGTTCGAGACTCGTAGAAGGTGCCGTCCCGGAGCATGGCGAAGAGGACACTGATGCGTTGACGGGCGAGGCGGAGGAGGGCTTGGGTGTGGGTTTTGCCGCGGGCGCGTTGCCGGTCGTAGTAGGTGCGCGAGGCCGGGTCGGCGTTCATGCAGGCGAATGCGGAGAGGAACATGGCGCGTTTGAGCTGCCGGTTTCCGCCTCTGGGTGCGTGTTCGCCGTGGATCGAGGTCCCCGACGATTTTGTCGTCGGGGCGAGGCCGGCGTAAGAGGCGAGGTGGGCGGCGCTGGGGAAGCCGGTGCCGTCGCCGACGGTGACCAGAAGGACGGCGGCGGTCCTGACTCCGACTCCGGGCATCGAGGTCAGGACCGGATGAAGAGGGTGGGCCTCCAGCAGGGTGCTGATCTGGGCTTCCAGTGCCCGGCGCTGGTCATGGACCGCGGCGAGCGAGGCGGCCAGCGACGGGATCACGATGTCGAGGGTGCCCGTGCCGGGAACAACGACGGTCTGCTCGTCGAGAGCGTCGAAGACCTCGTCGATCAGCCTCTGCGCCATCCGCGGGGCCTTGGGCCGGATCAGCTCGACGAGTCTGCGGCGGCCTGCTTTCCGCAGGGCGGCCGGAGATCCGTGGCGTTCCAGCAGCCAGGTGACGGCCCGGTGGTCCAACCGGGGCCCCAGCACGCGCTCGAGGCTGGGGTGGAACTGGGTGAGCAGGCCGCGTATCCGGTTGGAGGTCCGGGTGGCCTCGGCTGCGAGGTCCTGGTCGAAACCGGTCAGGACCGTGAGCTCGGCGGTGATCTCGTCGGTCAGCTCAAGCGAACGCAGGGTGTGAGGCATCGTCCGGGCCGCGTCCGCGATCACCGCCGCGTCCTTCGCGTCCGTTTTCGCCTCGCCCGGATACAGATCAGCGATTCGGCGCATCGCGAGTCCGGGCAGGTAAGCGACCTCGCAGCCCGCGTCGCGGGCGACGGTCAGCGGCAGGGCACCGATGGACGCGGGCTGGTCCACGATCACCAGCACAGTGCCGAACTTGGCTTTGAGCTTGTCGAAGACGGCCCGCAGCTTGGGTTCGCTGTTGGGCATCGGCTTGTCGAAGACCTTCTTCCCGGCTGGGGTGAGCCCGTGACCGTGATGGGCGGTCTTGCCGACGTCCATCCCGAGGAAGACGCCCACGCCTTCGGTGTCGAACATCGCACCCTCTCCAGGTCGTTGACCGTGCCGGCCTCGGCAGTGGCACCGTGCTCGCGCATCCACGTTATGCAGACCTGCCGCCCACGTCTCTGCCCGGCATTGCGCCGGACCGGGCGGTGGCCGGGTCTCTCATCAGCGTCTCCGACGGCACCCCCAGGCCCGGCGACACCACCCCCCAGGTCATCCGTTCGACAG encodes:
- a CDS encoding MerR family transcriptional regulator, with the translated sequence MDSDTLYSIGELSRRTGLTVKTIRYYSDQGIVPPTERSHAGYRLYGLDALARLDLARTLRDLGLGLATVRKVLDREASIPEVAEAHADALDVQIQTLRLRRAVLRTVARGCPTTTEMDLMQRLATLSRSEQRRLVNDFIDDAFEGLETNPEFVNLMRSALPELADDPTPEQVGAWVELAELCQTADFRTAVRRLAVEQAEEPSQQDVNGLHDGLNRAVRDRLDEAVSVGILPASAKAPPLSASLSGLYGHAFERVGDGDLRRWLLARLQMTVDPHAKRYWQLLATINGWSASPTLAPVYTWFTTVLCGTGASAAKT
- a CDS encoding IS110 family transposase, whose protein sequence is MFDTEGVGVFLGMDVGKTAHHGHGLTPAGKKVFDKPMPNSEPKLRAVFDKLKAKFGTVLVIVDQPASIGALPLTVARDAGCEVAYLPGLAMRRIADLYPGEAKTDAKDAAVIADAARTMPHTLRSLELTDEITAELTVLTGFDQDLAAEATRTSNRIRGLLTQFHPSLERVLGPRLDHRAVTWLLERHGSPAALRKAGRRRLVELIRPKAPRMAQRLIDEVFDALDEQTVVVPGTGTLDIVIPSLAASLAAVHDQRRALEAQISTLLEAHPLHPVLTSMPGVGVRTAAVLLVTVGDGTGFPSAAHLASYAGLAPTTKSSGTSIHGEHAPRGGNRQLKRAMFLSAFACMNADPASRTYYDRQRARGKTHTQALLRLARQRISVLFAMLRDGTFYESRTPTVTLAA